ATCTTCACAgatatttcttttccaaaaaTGGCTGCAAAGAGCGATAGAGCACAGACAATTCCAGAAAACAGGAATGCAAGGATAGACAACAGTCTCGAAGGTTGCCTTGCAAGGAGTTTTCCCCTGATGCTCAGACTCAAACTCACCAACAGCCATGTTATCCCTTGAAACAAAGTAAGTAACCACCAATTCAAAGGCAAAGCAGATCCTGAATCCCTCAGCTTCTGTACTAAAATCCAGGTTCCCAAGCACAAGTACACAAATCCAAGACAGCCATTGACAATGGCAGACACTATTTGCAAACTGGAAAAGCCTCGAAACCGGGCTGGAATGTGAGCTGATTTGGATGATGATGACTTATGAAACATAGTGAACAAGAGCAATACTAACAGAACTATGTCCAAGCAAATTATCAACAAGTGATTGGTGCATGAAGAAGGATGGCCCAGAAAGTCAAAATTGGAAGGAGCAGATTCCCCACAATACAGAACCCACAAATCCTCCATCATCCTTCTAATCCTGTAAGAAGACAtgcaattaaagaagaaaagtaagaaaattTGCCTTAACAAACATATAATAACCCAAGAACCCCAGAGATAAGCTTTTTGCCTTTTTGGGTGGGAATTGAAAAGGCCAAACAAAAGCGATGAACTTTACAGATGAGGCATAAAACTAGATTGTTTATCATAAttacaacccaaaaaaaaaaaacagaaacacatTAGCTTTATATCAAAATaagctaaaaaaaataataaagggtATGCACCTGAATAAGAACCAGAAGCTCAACTagttcaaaacttcaaacaaAGCAACAGAAGCAGAAACTATGATCCTACAAAGCAACCCAATTCATCACTCAGCAATGTTGAAGCTGAGAAATTCAACCATACTAATGAatgtgaaagaaagaaagaaacagagaTGGGCAAGTTATAAGCAGCCCCACATTACACACGAAGCTTAAATCAAATATCCCATACGGCGTTTCTTTCGTttaaaataagagaaagaaaacaatCTCGTTTTTGTTCTGCACCAATAAACAACAACAATGAATAAAACAGAGGCTAGCATTCAAAGCAAGACCAACTACTTTATACACAGCGTATAATATAATAAAGAAGAAGCAATAGTAATAAAAAATTGGGTGTGCTTGGGACTAACCAGGAATCCCAAGATACCCGAAGCCTTCACCAAccaaatctttctttggaaACAGAGGAATGTAGAATATCTGTAATCTttgttccttcttttttttcttgtctgggtttgtttgttttaatttctaAGACAATGAAGGTTGATGAAGGTGATGAAGTTTCATTCTCTTTGGTGGTTTGAAGAGAACAGAGAGACTAGGTGAGAGTATTTGACCCGACTGGAACAGAGGACGAGGTTGAAAGCGATGAAGATCGTAGTCGGAATCAGATGGCGTCATGGCTCacgtctctctcttctcttctataTTTGCAGCCCCGCAGGTTTTACTGTGTACCTTCCAATGGGGCAAATCAGGTGCCCACGTGTTATAAATGAAAGAGGACAATTATTGGAAAAGAAAACCGCATTTTCTCTAATTCTCTTTCCTCTTTCCGAAAGTTTAATACATAGCGGGAACTAAGTTAATGATTCACACGATTCAAAAGTATTGATACTCTAAAATATTATGAAATACCTTGTAATATTTCTCATTTTAAGTTATGGCAAACAGAATTGATGCTTGGGGCCGGAGGCTGACTTAAAGCTGTCAAAAGTTAGCGAGTGGAGATGAAGATTTTTTTTGCAGAGGAAGGACCGAAGGAGAGTTAGTGGATATGGTGAGAATGTTTTTTACTACAGTTGGGATTCGAAACCTTTCTCATGTTCCTCGAGTAGCTAATTGTGCGTCTCATGTCATTGCTGATTTTGTAGCTTGATTGAATGAGTGTCATAATTGGCTTGAGATTGGTCCCGATTAATTCATGGATTGCATCAATCATCACAGCTATCAGGGGCGGAGCCAGAAACATAGGGTTACTGgggcacaaaaataaaataataagatcaaaatataaaaaaaatcttgaAAAATAACAAGAAATTTGTGATTGAGTTGAGAGTCGATACATGTTGCAACTATGCTTTTCTATTTTAGGAGATTTTCTAAATCACCAAAAAGTAACACCGAGTGACAAAGCTAGAATTTCATCCTAGGTAAGGACCTTTAgaaattgagaagaaaaaatttagaactcgaattatatataagaatttttaatgaaaattccgattaaaaaaaattgatagaaATATTATAATCTAGTACTGAGATTAATTTAAGATAAGAATATTGTTAAAATTATGTCTAGCAAGCCACatgaaaaaaatagtaatagaaaaaaatagtaatagtaataataattaGTGCTGCAAGCTAGAATTAAACCTTGGAAAAAATCTAAATAAAAAATTCTGCAATTAGCCTGATTTGAACCCCGGACCTGTAATATAACTGTAGCATGGCAGACCACTGCACTATTCAAACCATCTGTGCTACCTGATcacttaattatatatatctatctGAAAGTTTACTAGAGCACGGGACCCAGTGTGCCCCACCACTGACAGCTATAATTGGTAGTTGAAGCTAGGGATCTTTTCTCCACTACtgattttttttcatattttataATCGTTCGGTCTATTAAATAAAAGTTGTTTCTCATTctcaaacaataaaaaaaaaatagaatcgATGCTTTTAAACATGGTATAGATTAGTAACTTTATCAGAAATATCATCTGTTGATTTGAATATCGCGAGAAGCAGATTTTATACATGctgtttgtttttagttttctaaCTTTGTATAGAATCATAATACCAAATTTATAATTATATTTTCTTGAAAAGCTGTACCATTAGTGTGCATGTGGAAAGTGAGCAAACCATATGTCACACCGTTATCATTTTGAGCCCAAGATAGATATAAAGAAGATGTACGTGGGCACATGTCTTCATCATATTATATAGTAAGGGCCCGGTCCAACTGCACttcccaaaacagaaaaataacttgtggggcatacattgtcgtttaattattttatgatgAAAACTTAATGATTATAGTTACTTctatttttgtttaaatttgaGGGTCACTATTAGCCAAATGAGCAACACCGACAGATTTTTAACATATATACTTTTACACTGATAAAAGAtcaataaattttaaatttgtaGATAATTAGATACAGTGTCATCAAAAAAAGTAGTTAGATATAAACATTTGTATGAACTGAATTACTTAGTCGTACATAAAAACATGCTCACACTATTAATCACTGAAATAAGTGTGGCAAGATCTTCTCACAAATTTCTATATGTaccaaaaattttgatttttattgatatatatatatatattatataaattatttatacacagatatctgtcaaaaataacaaaattataatttgaaaaataatttttattcaCACAGTCATCTCTAACAATAACTTTTCACGCTGTCATACATGTGAATGTGACAATAACACTAATAATCTATGAAATTTTACACAATAATCTGTAATAATCAATACTTTCCCATAAACATTTTGATAGATGGATGGATGTGACAAAAAGCAAACACCTTTGCATCTCACTTTTCAAGTTcaatgaatgaaaaaaaaaaaaaaattagggtaATCAAGGAGGAGTAATGGGATATATCAACCTCAGTGGATCAACTAGCTTTCTTCTTAGTAATTTTAATGAGAGAAAATATTCACTGCTGACGTGTACTTACATCAATAGAAATTGAAGATTAGATAACATTaagtatatttttttattattataaaaaaaattattaataaacATCAGCGACTGAGATCCGCTGAATTTGCTAGTTCACTTATATGGTCGGAGTATAGAATCTTATATTTTTAGTGATATTTAGATATTCCAATGAGGAGAGCCCTGCCTGAGGCTTGAGAATTGAAGCAGGTCGGACCCTTCTCAAACAGGTGGCTCGATCATTTGTTTTTGGCCATAGAAAAATAGTATCGATCTACCTTGGCACGTAATAAGCATAAAAGCATATTAGCAGTTGAGTAAACAATCAATTAGCGCATATATCCAAGTAGAAAAGAACCACAAAACAATGACAACAGATCGAACGTCATCCCCCGCGATCAATCAGCAAATAGCAACCAGTCAACCAAGCACATATTATTATTCTGAACAACAGATTTAGTACGTGGTAGATGCATGTTATTCAACATGCGATGACTCACGGGCAGAAGACTTGGAGTCCATCAGACCATCACATTGCACGCGGATCCATCGAAACGTGAACGAGTTGACAGTTTGATACCTATCGCATCACCCGACAAAGACAAGCTGATTAATATTGTTCGTCTTTTCAATCCCAATCGATCAAAATCTATTCTCCACCATGCAATGGTCTTGTTTTTTCTGCTTGTAGCACACCATTCTTTAGCTTTTGGCCCGGCCGGTCTCTGTAAAAAACTAATAATCGTGTTCAAGTTGTCATTCTGTGACAATCAAATCTTGTGGTATATTATTTAGCACTACTTTGTCGACTACTCGACCATTAAGCGCCAAAGACCCAAAGTCATAGTCATAGTCAGTGCCAAATTGCTACACCGCCACCGAAAGATCATCATCATCGatcattttgttttgtatccCTTTCATCGAGTCTTCGTATGTCAAGAACTTGTGTCGTAGAATTTTGCTCATCTATGGACTTGGCCCGCCAGAGATAAGAGCGAGGCGAGCCAAGAACCCAAAATGTTGGACCTCTCAATTCtctaagaacaaaatgagtaatATGAGAATCAGCAGGAGCCTACTTCAGTGGTTCTCCTTCACCTATttatgggatttttttttttgtatttaaaattttattaaaagaataagagaaaatacaaaaatggAGAGGGagacatcaaccaaaacccccTCCCAGAGAGGTGAAATAAAAGCTGAGAAAAAACTAACAGAAAAAGCAAAACAAGGCTGTAGTAGGCTATAGCAGTTGTAAGTTATAACACCCGCATATGCTAGCACTAGCCATGAGAAACAAACCAAGAGATTGAAAAACTACACCAGTGTCACAAGTCCACCATATAATTAAGGAACTATAGGTGACTATGCAGCAACATGTAAAAGGAGCCACCATCGCCATGCTTCATAATTAAACCAATGAGCCCTTGCAGCATCATATCCAAGTACTACCAAACTCTGCATTATGAGAGAAAGAGGAGTACATCAATTGAATATCACCTTGTCTTCTAGCTCAATTAAACCAAGTCCAAGAACAACTATCAGACACAAGTCACACAACAAGACAGTGCAAACTTTTTTAATATATTAATAATCAAGCTGCTGAGAAAATCATCATTGCTCCCATCAATGAGATTTGCAGAGCAGCAGAGGAAACCTATTTATGGGATATTAATTTGTTAGGAAATTTATAGTGCACATGCTATCAATTCTGCACAATTTTTTCACGTTCGTCAACTTCACTTGTAATCTTGTATCTATGAGTGGATGGAGATCCTCATTTTGGATACAATATTATTTTTATCTCTACATCTATGTAAGTATCAAGTACGAGAAACCACtccattcttaaaaaaaaaaaaaatagaagtacaGAAAACACTCGCACACTTAATGTTATTGATCAATAAAAATAGGTAAACAAAGGATAAATCTGCCAAAAATTGAACAACAAAACTAGATCCTCACTCAAACTCAAACTCCGCTCTTAACTGATTTACTAGTAATAGCTAGTAGCTAGTATAATCAAGTCTCAGAACAGATCATGCTGCACTGTTCCTTTTTCCAACTTTGGCAAGAAAACCAGCTTCAATAGGAGCAACTGATCGTGAAGCACAACACCTCTCGCATCTAAGATAGTTGAGCCGATTTTCTTTTGAAAGTCGAGTGTCTGGACGTTTGCACGCGAAGCAAATCACATATTGATTGGCATATTTTCGCAAGATTGCTCCGAAATTCTTAGGCGAAAATCTTCCCTTCACAACTAATCTCAGCTGTCCATCAAGCGATCCACTCGTCCCCAATTCAGCAAGCATGAAACTCATTACATGATCCGGCTGCCTAACCATAGTCCTACAGTACTCCATGAAATTGACAAGAACAGTTTTTTTGGACCCTTCACGAAGAACTTGAGGAGGACTCAGAACTAGACCACACTTTTCTCCATCCGCAAGCTTCGGATTGTCGTCACGAAGCTTCATCAGCAACCTATCAAGAAGTTCTTCATATTCGTAGTCAGCCTCGCCAGTTTTTGTCTTCTCTAAAGCCGAGCTGTTCATGGAGGAATCATCAGTACTAGTACTCGATTCCTCAATCGCAAttgccttcttctttttcttcttttttgtaggATCGAAGGTGGCTGCAGCCTGAGCCACCTTATCCTTCTTATCATTCAGATTGTTATCCCCCATGTTTGATCTGAAACAAAGCTCTCTCAGATTGTGGTTGTCTTCCATGTTTGATCTTGAACAAAACTCTCTCAATGCTGCCATCTCTGTGATCTTTTCCTCCCTGCATGTTTCTGCCTCTGCTTTGCTGCATATTGCTGCTTCTAATTTGTTTTCATCATTGTTTTGTTATGTGCTTCAATTTTGCTTTGCTAATTTGCTCTGTTTATtttgttgcctatttataggcaCTCCTATACTTGACGGACAAGTAATTATTTAATTCTTTATTCACAAGGAATCGTAGTGCCTTCACTGGCTAGCTTGAGTCTTAAGAAAGCTTCTATTATGTATGTTGGAAGTAGAGGAAAACAGTGGTCAATGTTGGCTGCTGCCTACAACTTCTACATGTTTTTCATTATAGCCATTGTAAGCTTCATGTAGCTAGGCAGACTTTTTCGAGTGCAtctttaatacacacacacacacacatatcagTTTTACCATATATATCAGTTTTACCATTTACCTTATCATAGGGATTAAGAACTACCAAATGAAGCTCTGGACTAATCCTCAATCCAGAAACAAGCTGCAAACGAATAGCATCTGTAAGAACATTCTCTGAACTCTCAATTATGTTGACCATGGTATTGTGGAAACCAATAACAGTATCACGAACAATACCCAGGCGCGCGCGACACATTTTGCAGGCTCAAAATTTTTTCCCAACTGTACTTTGATCTCTGTAAATTATCAGCATCATTCCAATAGGCCATCCCATCACAACTGCTAAGTTCCCACTGCAAATGAAGAGATGATGAGTTTGCAAAAGCTTCTTGTAGAAAGTGATTTTCCTTAAGTTGATGTTTACAATTGTACACATATATAGCAGTAGTAAGCTGCTGTTACAATGCAGGCAATAAACTATATTTACAGCTAGAATAAAAACTGATAAGCAATTATAGCTCAGTATCAAAACAGCCTATGAACAAATCAATGGAGAAGAATTAGATGACTTGATTTCAGGAGAAGATTTAGTCTCTCTAACACCCCCCCTCAAACTTGGCGGCTCCGGACGAACAAGTTTGCTTGAAAAGAGAAGATGACGTGACTTGTGAAGTGGTTTAGTGAGTAGATCAGCTGGCTGATCAACAGAGGGAATGAAGCAGACCCGATGACTACCAAGAGCAACTTTTTCGCGGACATAATGATAATCAAGCTCGATATGCTTAGTTCGAGCATGGAATACAGGATTGGACGCCATGTAGGTAGCACTaagattatcacaatgcaataaGATGGGAAACTGAATGCGAGCGCCAAGTTCATAGAGCAGATAACCCAACCAAGTAGTTTCAGCACAGGCATGAGCAAGGGAACGATATTCCGACTCGGCACTCGAGCGGGCAATCGTGGGCTGCTTCTTGGAACACCAAGAGATCAAATTCGAACCAAGATACACAAGATAACCTGACGTGGACCGGCGGGAGTCGGGACAGCCCGCCCAATCCGCATCAGAGTAGGCGAAGAGGTGCACTGGCTGATGTTGAGGAGCAAAGGATAAACCATGACCAAGTGTGCCTTTGACATAGCGAAGAATGCGCTTCACGGCAATAAGATGAGGTAGACGAGGTTGACTCATAAACTGAGAAACCGAGTTGACCGCAAAAGCAATATCCGGACGTGTAATCATGAGGTATTGTAAAGCACCGACTAGTGTCCGGAATTCAGTGGGATTATCAAGTAACGCACCATCAGTGGCAGTGAGAGAATCCTTGGTAGACATAGGGGTACTCATGGGCTTGGTAAGCAACATATCATGTTTAGAAAGGAGATCATGAGCATATTTGACTTGATTAAGGTGAAGGCCATGAGAGGAGGTGTGAACCTGCAGACCAAGAAAGTAGTGGAGTGGCCCTAAATCTTTAATGTCAAAACCACGGGAAAGAGCATCAATGAAGCTTTGAAGAAGGCGATCATTGCTACTCGTGACCACAATGTCATCCAcatacaacaaaaaataaatagtgTGCGGACCATGAGAAAAAATGAATAAGGATGAGTCTGCCAAACTTTGGGTAAACCCAATAGACAACAGAAAAGATGTCATTCTCTGAAACCACGCCCGAGGAGCCTGCTTAAGGCCATAGAGGGATTTGTTGAGTTTACAGACATGAGTGGGGTGAGACTGATCAATGAAACCAGGAGGTTGAGTCATGTAGACATCCTCCGTAAGAAAACCATGGAGAAAAGCATTCTTGACATCTAATT
This portion of the Rosa chinensis cultivar Old Blush chromosome 1, RchiOBHm-V2, whole genome shotgun sequence genome encodes:
- the LOC112182465 gene encoding eukaryotic translation initiation factor 2 subunit beta; the encoded protein is MAALREFCSRSNMEDNHNLRELCFRSNMGDNNLNDKKDKVAQAAATFDPTKKKKKKKAIAIEESSTSTDDSSMNSSALEKTKTGEADYEYEELLDRLLMKLRDDNPKLADGEKCGLVLSPPQVLREGSKKTVLVNFMEYCRTMVRQPDHVMSFMLAELGTSGSLDGQLRLVVKGRFSPKNFGAILRKYANQYVICFACKRPDTRLSKENRLNYLRCERCCASRSVAPIEAGFLAKVGKRNSAA